From Bacillus sp. Bos-x628, the proteins below share one genomic window:
- the rny gene encoding ribonuclease Y codes for MSPTMMFTIISILLSLICLVVGYFVRKTIAEAKISGARNLAEQIVEDAKRDAEALKKEALLEAKDEIHSFRVEAEQEVRERRNELQRQENRLLQKEENLDRKDESLDKRESLLEKKDHSLHERQQHIEEMESKVDDMIRLQKAELERISSLTRDEAKQIILDQVENELSHDIAVMTKESENRAKEEADKKAKNILSLALQRCAADHVAETTVSVVNLPNDEMKGRIIGREGRNIRTLETLTGIDLIIDDTPEAVILSGFDPIRRETARIALDKLVQDGRIHPARIEEMVEKSRREVDDYIREMGEQTTFEVGVHGLHPDLIKILGRLKFRTSYGQNVLKHSIEVAHLAGLMASELGEDAKLAKRAGLLHDIGKAIDHEVEGSHVEIGVELATKYKEHPVVINSIASHHGDQEPTSIIAVLVAAADALSAARPGARSETLENYIRRLEKLEDISESYEGVEKSFAIQAGREVRIMVKPDSINDLEAHRLARDIRKRIEDELDYPGHIKVTVIRETRAVEYAK; via the coding sequence ATGTCGCCTACGATGATGTTTACGATCATCTCCATTTTGCTGAGCCTAATCTGTTTAGTTGTTGGCTACTTTGTTCGTAAAACCATTGCAGAAGCAAAAATATCCGGCGCAAGAAACTTGGCCGAACAAATTGTTGAGGATGCAAAGCGTGATGCGGAAGCATTGAAGAAAGAAGCGCTCTTGGAAGCGAAAGATGAAATTCATTCGTTTCGTGTAGAAGCGGAGCAAGAAGTTCGTGAAAGGCGTAATGAGCTTCAAAGACAAGAAAACCGTTTACTTCAAAAAGAGGAAAATCTTGATCGCAAAGACGAATCTTTAGATAAACGGGAGTCCCTGTTGGAGAAGAAAGATCATTCTCTGCATGAACGACAACAACATATTGAAGAGATGGAAAGCAAAGTGGATGATATGATTCGTTTGCAGAAAGCTGAGTTAGAACGTATTTCTAGTCTAACTCGAGATGAAGCGAAACAAATCATTCTGGATCAAGTTGAAAATGAGCTTTCCCACGACATTGCAGTCATGACGAAAGAATCCGAAAACCGAGCGAAAGAAGAAGCTGATAAAAAAGCGAAAAACATTCTTTCACTTGCGTTACAGCGTTGTGCGGCTGATCATGTAGCTGAAACAACGGTATCTGTCGTCAATCTTCCAAATGATGAGATGAAAGGTCGTATTATCGGACGTGAAGGACGAAATATCCGTACGTTAGAAACGTTAACAGGTATTGATCTGATCATTGATGATACACCTGAAGCTGTTATATTATCGGGCTTTGATCCGATTAGACGTGAAACAGCAAGGATAGCTCTCGATAAGCTAGTCCAGGATGGCCGCATTCATCCTGCACGAATTGAAGAAATGGTAGAAAAATCTCGCCGCGAAGTCGATGATTATATTCGGGAAATGGGTGAACAAACGACATTTGAAGTCGGTGTTCATGGTTTGCATCCGGATCTTATCAAAATTCTCGGACGCTTGAAATTCCGTACAAGCTATGGACAAAATGTCCTGAAGCATTCAATTGAGGTTGCACATTTAGCAGGTCTCATGGCTTCAGAGCTTGGAGAAGATGCGAAGCTTGCGAAACGAGCAGGTCTTCTGCATGACATCGGGAAAGCCATTGATCATGAAGTAGAAGGAAGCCACGTAGAAATTGGCGTTGAGCTTGCGACGAAATATAAAGAGCATCCTGTTGTCATCAACAGTATTGCCTCTCACCATGGTGACCAAGAACCGACATCGATTATCGCTGTTCTTGTTGCTGCAGCGGATGCTTTATCTGCAGCACGCCCTGGTGCAAGAAGTGAGACGCTTGAAAATTACATTCGGAGACTTGAAAAGCTAGAAGATATCTCTGAATCTTATGAAGGTGTTGAAAAATCGTTTGCAATACAGGCTGGACGTGAAGTACGTATAATGGTGAAGCCAGATTCAATTAATGATCTTGAAGCTCACCGTCTAGCAAGGGATATTCGTAAGCGAATTGAGGACGAGCTTGATTACCCTGGCCATATTAAGGTTACGGTCATTCGAGAAACTCGCGCAGTAGAGTATGCAAAATAG
- the spoVS gene encoding stage V sporulation protein SpoVS, with product MEILKVSAKSNPNSVAGALAGVLRERGAAEIQAIGAGALNQAVKAVAIARGFVAPSGVDLICIPAFTDILIDGEERTAIKLIVEPR from the coding sequence ATGGAAATTTTAAAAGTTTCAGCAAAGTCAAATCCGAATTCAGTAGCAGGAGCATTAGCCGGCGTTTTACGTGAACGCGGTGCAGCAGAAATACAAGCAATAGGCGCTGGAGCTCTGAATCAGGCAGTCAAGGCTGTCGCCATTGCAAGGGGATTTGTTGCACCAAGCGGAGTGGATTTGATATGCATTCCAGCCTTTACTGACATTCTTATCGATGGAGAAGAAAGAACAGCGATCAAATTGATTGTTGAGCCACGATAA
- a CDS encoding TIGR00282 family metallophosphoesterase, giving the protein MKILFVGDIVGSPGRDMLKEYLPKLKRKYQPHFTIVNGENAAHGKGLTEKIYHELLQAGADVLTMGNHTWDKRDIFDFIDDAANIVRPANFPEGTPGKGLTFIQKQGKELAVMNLQGRTFLPPIDCPFQKVDELLAEASKRTPFIFIDFHGEATSEKLAMGWYTDGRASCVVGTHTHVQTADNRVLPKGTAYISDVGMTGPYDGILGVDRETIIKRFKTSLPVRFEMAEGRTTLSAVIVEIDEQSKKAVKIDRILINDDHMFFE; this is encoded by the coding sequence ATGAAAATTTTATTTGTTGGAGATATAGTCGGTTCACCTGGAAGAGACATGTTAAAAGAATATTTGCCAAAGCTTAAAAGAAAATACCAGCCTCACTTTACAATTGTAAACGGAGAGAATGCTGCTCATGGAAAGGGTCTGACAGAAAAGATATATCACGAACTATTACAAGCAGGGGCTGACGTGCTTACAATGGGAAACCACACATGGGATAAAAGAGACATTTTCGACTTTATCGATGATGCAGCGAATATTGTCCGTCCAGCTAATTTCCCGGAAGGTACACCTGGAAAAGGGTTAACGTTTATTCAAAAACAAGGAAAAGAACTTGCTGTGATGAACTTGCAGGGACGCACATTTTTACCGCCAATTGATTGCCCATTTCAAAAAGTAGATGAACTTCTTGCGGAAGCTTCAAAACGGACACCTTTTATTTTTATTGATTTTCATGGTGAAGCGACTAGTGAAAAGCTAGCAATGGGCTGGTACACGGATGGTCGTGCATCTTGTGTCGTTGGAACGCATACACACGTTCAAACAGCTGATAATCGGGTGCTTCCAAAAGGAACCGCTTATATTTCAGATGTTGGCATGACCGGTCCTTATGATGGCATTTTAGGTGTAGACCGGGAAACCATCATTAAACGATTCAAAACAAGCTTGCCTGTACGATTTGAAATGGCGGAAGGCCGGACAACGTTAAGTGCTGTTATCGTAGAAATTGACGAACAGTCGAAAAAAGCTGTCAAAATTGATCGAATTTTGATAAATGATGACCATATGTTCTTTGAATAA